From a region of the Pongo abelii isolate AG06213 chromosome 9, NHGRI_mPonAbe1-v2.0_pri, whole genome shotgun sequence genome:
- the LOC100432293 gene encoding oxidoreductase HTATIP2 isoform X2, with protein MAETEALSKLREDFRMQNKSVFILGASGETGRVLLKEILEQGLFSKVTLIGRRKLTFDEEAYKNVNQEVVDFEKLDDYASAFQGHDVGFCCLGTTRVKAGAEGFVRVDRDYVLKSAELAKAGGCKHFNLLSSKGADKSSNFLYLQVKGEVEAKVEELKFDRYSVFRPGVLLCDRQESRPGEWLVRKFFGSLPESWASGYSVPVVTVVRAMLNNMVRPRDKQMELLENKAIHDLGKVHGSLKP; from the exons ATGGCCGAAACAGAAGCACTGTCGAAGCTTCGGGAAGACTTCAGGATGCAGAATAAATCCGTCTTTATTTTGGGCGCCAGCGGAGAAACCGGCAGAGTGCTCTTAAAGGAAATCCTGGAGCAGGGCCTGTTTTCCAAAGTCACGCTCATTGGCCGGAGGAAGCTCACCTTCGACGAGGAAGCTTATAAAAATGTG AATCAAGAAGTGGTGGACTTTGAAAAGTTGGATGACTACGCTTCTGCCTTTCAAGGTCATGATGTTGGATTCTGTTGCCTGGGTACCACCAGAGTGAAAGCTGGGGCG GAGGGATTTGTTCGTGTTGACCGAGATTATGTGCTGAAGTCTGCAGAGCTGGCAAAAGCTGGAGGGTGCAAACATTTCAACTTGCTATCCTCTAAAGGAGCTGATAAATCAAGCAATTTTTTATATCTACAAGTTAAG GGAGAAGTAGAAGCCAAGGTTGAAGAATTAAAATTTGATCGTTACTCTGTATTTAGGCCTGG aGTTCTGTTATGTGATAGGCAAGAATCTCGCCCAGGTGAATGGCTGGTTAGAAAGTTCTTTGGCTCCTTACCAGAATCTTGGGCCAGTGGGTATTCTGTACCTGTGGTGACTGTGGTTAGAGCAATGCTGAACAATATGGTGAGACCAAGAGACAAGCAGATGGAACTGCTGGAGAACAAGGCCATCCATGACCTGGGGAAAGTGCATGGCTCTCTCAAGCCATGA
- the LOC100432293 gene encoding oxidoreductase HTATIP2 isoform X1, translating into MARPAALSAAAAAALVAALLLLCREDPGPGAGPSMAETEALSKLREDFRMQNKSVFILGASGETGRVLLKEILEQGLFSKVTLIGRRKLTFDEEAYKNVNQEVVDFEKLDDYASAFQGHDVGFCCLGTTRVKAGAEGFVRVDRDYVLKSAELAKAGGCKHFNLLSSKGADKSSNFLYLQVKGEVEAKVEELKFDRYSVFRPGVLLCDRQESRPGEWLVRKFFGSLPESWASGYSVPVVTVVRAMLNNMVRPRDKQMELLENKAIHDLGKVHGSLKP; encoded by the exons ATGGCCCGGCCTGCGGCGCtgagcgcggcggcggcggctgctctGGTGGCCGCCCTGCTCCTGCTGTGTCGTGAGGACCCGGGGCCGGGGGCTGGCCCCAG CATGGCCGAAACAGAAGCACTGTCGAAGCTTCGGGAAGACTTCAGGATGCAGAATAAATCCGTCTTTATTTTGGGCGCCAGCGGAGAAACCGGCAGAGTGCTCTTAAAGGAAATCCTGGAGCAGGGCCTGTTTTCCAAAGTCACGCTCATTGGCCGGAGGAAGCTCACCTTCGACGAGGAAGCTTATAAAAATGTG AATCAAGAAGTGGTGGACTTTGAAAAGTTGGATGACTACGCTTCTGCCTTTCAAGGTCATGATGTTGGATTCTGTTGCCTGGGTACCACCAGAGTGAAAGCTGGGGCG GAGGGATTTGTTCGTGTTGACCGAGATTATGTGCTGAAGTCTGCAGAGCTGGCAAAAGCTGGAGGGTGCAAACATTTCAACTTGCTATCCTCTAAAGGAGCTGATAAATCAAGCAATTTTTTATATCTACAAGTTAAG GGAGAAGTAGAAGCCAAGGTTGAAGAATTAAAATTTGATCGTTACTCTGTATTTAGGCCTGG aGTTCTGTTATGTGATAGGCAAGAATCTCGCCCAGGTGAATGGCTGGTTAGAAAGTTCTTTGGCTCCTTACCAGAATCTTGGGCCAGTGGGTATTCTGTACCTGTGGTGACTGTGGTTAGAGCAATGCTGAACAATATGGTGAGACCAAGAGACAAGCAGATGGAACTGCTGGAGAACAAGGCCATCCATGACCTGGGGAAAGTGCATGGCTCTCTCAAGCCATGA